A single Mesomycoplasma bovoculi M165/69 DNA region contains:
- a CDS encoding alpha/beta fold hydrolase — protein MNQFNWDYPYVINYDKNNKINIVFCHGFNSNHNVFWSAVADLKDVNYFSFTLPGCNMTLAMPHQLNMEYYAHELVRFIKTLNLKDVILVGHSMGAGNAALVYKLIPELIKKIIFIGPMNKANMPLAQLFKDNFFPKTPQQMLDFMTIYEYDKEKYKDPKWLEWATATFDYEYHNNDNIVALGMTLPQDYIMDKIDEGLKQVSCPALLVLGENDGIVLKDENMAYYKSVIPHIQIEVIPKTGHLIYTENKKDFVKVFDKFIR, from the coding sequence ATGAATCAATTTAATTGAGATTACCCCTATGTAATAAATTATGATAAAAACAATAAAATTAATATTGTGTTTTGTCATGGTTTCAACTCAAATCACAATGTTTTTTGATCTGCTGTGGCAGATTTAAAAGATGTTAATTATTTTTCATTCACTTTACCAGGATGCAATATGACACTTGCAATGCCACACCAGCTGAATATGGAGTATTATGCTCATGAATTGGTGCGCTTTATCAAAACTCTCAATCTTAAAGACGTAATTTTAGTTGGTCACTCTATGGGAGCTGGTAATGCTGCCTTAGTTTATAAATTAATTCCTGAATTAATCAAAAAAATTATCTTTATTGGTCCAATGAATAAAGCAAATATGCCATTAGCTCAATTATTTAAAGACAATTTTTTCCCAAAAACACCACAGCAAATGTTGGATTTTATGACTATTTATGAATATGACAAAGAAAAATACAAGGATCCAAAATGACTTGAATGAGCAACAGCTACTTTTGATTATGAATATCACAATAATGACAACATTGTGGCCTTAGGGATGACTTTGCCACAAGATTACATTATGGACAAAATTGACGAAGGTCTTAAACAAGTTAGTTGTCCAGCGTTACTAGTTCTTGGTGAGAATGATGGAATTGTTTTAAAAGATGAAAATATGGCTTACTATAAGAGTGTAATTCCACATATTCAAATTGAAGTTATTCCAAAAACAGGTCACCTAATTTATACTGAAAACAAAAAGGATTTTGTCAAAGTTTTTGATAAATTTATTCGTTAA